DNA sequence from the bacterium genome:
ACGGGATCCGGCTGCGGCGACGGATCGCCGGGCGCCTCCTGGACGCGGGCGGGTACGTCGCGTAGCGCCCGATGTCGGAACCACGGGCGGAATCTTCCGCGCGGATCCAGGACCTCTTCGACCTCTCCGGCCGCGTCGCGCTCGTGACGGGCGGATCGCGCGGACTCGGCCGGGAGGCCGCGGAAGCCCTCGGCGAGGCCGGGGCCTCGGTGGTGCTGGCCGCGCGCCGGGTGGAGTGGCTCCGCGCGGCGGAAGCGGCATTCCGCGCGGCCGGCATCGAGTGCCTCGCGGTCCCCTGCGACATCAGCCGGCCGGAGGCGGTCGGCGCGATGCTCGAGCAGGTGGTGGCGCGATTTGCCAAGGTCGACATCCTGGTCAACAACGCCGGCGTGACGTGGGGCGCGCCCGTGCTGGAGATGCCGCTCGATCGGTGGCGGCAGGTGCTGGACACCAATCTCACCGGGACGTTCCTGGTTACGCAGGCGGTGGGGCGCCTCATGGTCGAGCGCCGCTGCGGCAAGATCATCAACGTCGCGTCGATCGCCGGTCTCGTCGGGAACCCGCCCGACGTGCTGGACACCATCGGCTACAGCACGGCGAAGGGCGGGGTCGTGGCGTTCACGCGGGATCTGGCCGTCAAATGGGCCCCCTACAACGTGTGCGTCAACGGCATCGCCCCCGGATTCTTCAAGACGCGGATGACGGAGGCGCTGCTGGCGCAGAACCGGCAGCGCGTGGAGGCGCAGAT
Encoded proteins:
- a CDS encoding SDR family oxidoreductase; protein product: MSEPRAESSARIQDLFDLSGRVALVTGGSRGLGREAAEALGEAGASVVLAARRVEWLRAAEAAFRAAGIECLAVPCDISRPEAVGAMLEQVVARFAKVDILVNNAGVTWGAPVLEMPLDRWRQVLDTNLTGTFLVTQAVGRLMVERRCGKIINVASIAGLVGNPPDVLDTIGYSTAKGGVVAFTRDLAVKWAPYNVCVNGIAPGFFKTRMTEALLAQNRQRVEAQIPLGRIGRPGDLKGVAVFLASAASDYITGQIIAVDGGRTAV